The segment TCCATCAGGAACGTCGTCGCGCCGCCGCGGCCGTAGAGGGTGCCCAGACCGGGCACCGTCGAGCTATGTCAAATTCGGGCCTGGTTCTCGATGAAGATGCCGCCCAGCGAGCGCCACAGCTTCGCGATGAGATAGTTCTCTTCGTTGTCGAGCGTCGCGCCGCCGAGCGAGGCGATCGCGGTCGTGCGCGCGACGCGCCGGCCCTGTTCGTCGAACTCGGTGAAGGTGCGGTCGCGCGTCTCCTTGATGCGCGTGGCGACCTTCTCCAGCGCCCACTCGTACGGAACGTCGGTCCACTCGCGCGCGAACGGGGCGCGGTACTTGCACGTCGTCCAGCGGTTCGGGTTGACGTGGAGCTGGTAGGTCGCGGCGCCTTTCGGGCACAGCGTCCCGCCGCTGATCGGCGAGTCGGGGTTGCCCTCGATGCTGAGGATCTCGTTGCCCTTGCTGTAGACCAGCGTCCCGCAGCCGACCGCGCAGTACGGGCACACGCCGGGGGATTTCTTCGCGTCGGCGATCCGCGAGCGCAGCCGCTCGGTGCGCTTCGAGGGCACGTTCGGGAGCGGCGCGACCCGCTTGCCGAGCGCCTCGGCGGCGCCGACGAGCAGCGAGGTGAGGTCAATCGTGGGGCGCTTCGTGCTGGCCAAGAAGTCCTCGCAGCGGAAGGGCGTGGGCTAGGGTCGGGACGGCTTCGCGACGGGTACAGCGATCCCCGTGACCCAAGCCGTGCTCTTCGACGTCGACGGGACGCTGATCGACTCCAACGACGCCCACGCCCGCGCCTGGGTCGCCGCGCTCGCCGAAGCGGGCCACGAGATACCGTTCGAGCGGGTGCGGCCGCTGATCGGGATGGGCGGCGACCGCGTCCTCCCGGCCCTGGTGCCGGGTCTGTCCGACGACACCGAGCCCGGAAAGACCATCACCAAGCGGCGCCTGGAGATCTTCAACGAGCGGGAGCTTCCGCATCTGCGCCCGACCGGCGGCGCCCGCGAGCTGCTCGAGACGGTTCGCGCGCGCGGTGCGCGCGTGATCGTCGCGACCTCGGCGAAAAGTGCCGAGCTGAAGGACCTGCTCGCCGTCGGCGACTTCGAGCCGCTCGTCGACAAGGCATCGACGAGCGACGACGCGGACTCCTCGAAGCCCGCCCCCGACATCGTCACCGCCTCGCTGCACAAAGCAAAGGTAACCGCGAACGAAGCCGTGATGGTCGGCGACACGAAATACGACGTCGAAGCGGCCCACAAGGCGGGCGTAAAGTGCGTGGCGCTGCTGTGCGGCGGCAATCCCCGTGAAACGTTGCGTAAGGCCGATGCCGTCTACGCCGATCCGGCCGAACTCGCCGAGAACCTCAAACGGCCGCCGTTCCGGTGGACCGTCGCCTAGCGGCGGTCACCGAACGCGGTAGATCGGACCTCGCCGCACGCCGTCACGGGCCGACCGCTCGTGTGACGCAACGGAGGTGGGCCAGACCTAGATTATGAACGCGGCCTGCTTCTGAACCAAAGAATCGCCGCCGCGCCCGTCAGCAGCGTCGCGTCGACCACGTACCATGAGTCGAAGGGCCGCCGGAAGAGCACGGTGCCCCACATTGCCACCGCGCAAAGGGAGAGCACAATCGGTGCGGCTATTCGGCGAGCGGGGAACCGCCGCATGCGCATACTCATTAACAATACGCGCTGTACAGGCCCAATCCTACTCCGATGACGCCGGTAACGACCGCCGCCGGCGCAAGACCGATGCAACCGAGAAAGACGCTCGCGGCATCGAAGGCTGTTCCCAGGACATGCGTTCCCTTGCGCTGTGTCTCAGTGCATCCTTGGACCGCGCGAGATGAAGATGAGGTCGAGATACCGCTCAGCGTGACGGTGATCGTGCCGGACGACGGACCGCTGTAGTTGTACGTCATGTGCGTCGAATCGCAGTAAGCGCTGACGCTCCAGGCAACCCCGCTCGGATCGACAAAAGTGCCATTTGCGTTGTTGTCGTCGACGACTGTCCGGGTGAGGCGGCTACCATCGGAGTACACTGTCGTCTGCGGCTGGCCGACAAGTGCGACGGCAGTCTGCATCGCGCCAGTTGTGGAGAAAGAGAAGCTGCCGTCCTGGCCGGCGACGGAAAGTTGCGAGGTCGCTGTCGGATTGTAGTCACCCGTACAAGTCGTGCTTCCGTCTGCCGACACACTCATGACGTGCTCAGCGGTAGGATCGGTATAGATTGTGCCGCCGCCGCCGCCGCATGTATCGCTAGTGCACGGCTGTTGAATATATGAAAGCTTGCGCACGTCCGAAAACGTCGTACGCGCCGTGTACTTGAGTCGCCGCGTATAATTGGCAGGAATACCGCCGCCAGAGCCGCGAGACGACGGAACTATACGGCTGCTGCCGCCGCTGCACGCGGCGAGCGAAGTCAAGCCGGCGCCAGCAGCGAAAAGACCGGCCTTCGCAAGAAAAGACCGTCGCGAAGAATATTCTGATTGCACCCTAACCTCAGTTGTAATTTTGAGTTCCGCGTCACGCGCGGATATCCTAACAGCTTTGCGCGCTTTCTACGGAATCCTTCGTAGTGGTGTTCCGCTCGCCGCTCAAATCGTGCGCAACTGTTCAATAACGCTCGCGTATCGCGCAATTGCGAGCGACCGCCCTCTACGAGTGCCAACAGC is part of the Candidatus Eremiobacterota bacterium genome and harbors:
- a CDS encoding HAD family hydrolase, whose protein sequence is MTQAVLFDVDGTLIDSNDAHARAWVAALAEAGHEIPFERVRPLIGMGGDRVLPALVPGLSDDTEPGKTITKRRLEIFNERELPHLRPTGGARELLETVRARGARVIVATSAKSAELKDLLAVGDFEPLVDKASTSDDADSSKPAPDIVTASLHKAKVTANEAVMVGDTKYDVEAAHKAGVKCVALLCGGNPRETLRKADAVYADPAELAENLKRPPFRWTVA